From Gammaproteobacteria bacterium, a single genomic window includes:
- a CDS encoding RnfH family protein — MAGAELLHVEVVYARPDGQSCVNLDLPAGLSVRDAIRESGLLKCFPEIDLTINKVGVYGRLRNLDDPLADGDRVEIYRSLTASPKEARRRRARTGE; from the coding sequence ATGGCCGGCGCTGAGTTGCTGCATGTCGAAGTTGTTTATGCGCGGCCCGACGGGCAGTCGTGCGTCAATCTGGATCTGCCCGCCGGATTGTCGGTCCGGGACGCCATCCGGGAATCCGGATTGCTGAAATGCTTCCCGGAAATCGATCTCACAATCAACAAGGTGGGCGTTTATGGGAGATTGCGCAACCTTGATGATCCGCTGGCAGACGGTGATCGCGTGGAAATTTACCGGTCTCTGACCGCCAGCCCCAAGGAGGCGCGCCGCCGCCGGGCGCGGACGGGGGAATAG